A stretch of the Dyella telluris genome encodes the following:
- the lpdA gene encoding dihydrolipoyl dehydrogenase: MSEKFDVIVIGAGPAGYVAAIRAAQLGLKTACVDAFVGKDGKQALGGTCLNVGCIPSKALLDSSKQYYNIAHNLPVHGITVEGAKVDLATFIGRKDKIVKQFTGGIGQLFKANKVTPFFGKGKLLKNNEVEITGNDGAKQTISATNVILASGSVPIELPFAKFDNKFIVDNAGALDFTEVPKRLGVIGAGVIGLELGSVWKRLGSDVTVLEALPDFLSVADADIAKIAAKEFAKMGLNIKLGAKLTKAEVKGNEVALTYEDKDGAHDLVVDKLLVAVGRRAYSDGLLADDTGVKLDERGRIVVDEHNHTGVNGVWAIGDAVRGPMLAHKGSEEGVAVAEWIAGKAGHINLDTVPWVIYTEPEIAWAGKTEKQLKEEGVPYKVGTFPFAAIGRAVAMNEAIGQVKMLAHAETDRILGVHMVGPGVSELIAECVVAMEFKGSSEDLARIVHAHPTLSEAVHEAALSVDKRAIHKGN, translated from the coding sequence ATGAGCGAAAAATTCGACGTCATCGTCATCGGCGCCGGCCCGGCCGGTTATGTGGCCGCGATCCGCGCCGCGCAGCTGGGCCTGAAGACGGCCTGTGTCGACGCCTTTGTCGGCAAGGACGGCAAGCAGGCGCTTGGCGGTACCTGCCTCAACGTGGGCTGCATCCCGTCCAAGGCGCTGCTGGATTCGTCCAAGCAGTACTACAACATCGCGCATAACCTGCCGGTGCACGGCATCACGGTGGAAGGCGCCAAGGTTGACCTGGCCACCTTCATCGGCCGCAAGGACAAGATCGTCAAGCAGTTCACCGGTGGCATTGGCCAGCTGTTCAAGGCCAACAAGGTCACGCCGTTCTTCGGCAAGGGCAAGCTGCTCAAGAACAACGAAGTGGAAATCACCGGCAACGATGGCGCCAAGCAGACCATCAGCGCCACCAACGTGATCCTGGCTTCGGGTTCCGTGCCGATCGAGCTGCCGTTCGCCAAGTTCGACAACAAGTTCATCGTCGACAACGCCGGCGCGCTCGACTTCACCGAAGTGCCCAAGCGCCTGGGCGTGATCGGCGCCGGCGTGATCGGCCTGGAGCTGGGCAGCGTGTGGAAGCGCCTGGGTTCGGACGTGACCGTGCTCGAAGCCCTGCCGGACTTCCTCAGCGTGGCCGACGCCGACATCGCCAAGATCGCCGCGAAGGAATTCGCCAAGATGGGCTTGAACATCAAGCTCGGCGCCAAGCTGACCAAGGCCGAAGTGAAGGGCAACGAAGTCGCCCTGACCTATGAGGACAAGGACGGCGCACACGACCTGGTGGTCGACAAGCTGCTGGTCGCCGTGGGCCGTCGCGCCTACTCCGACGGCCTGCTGGCCGACGACACCGGCGTGAAGCTGGACGAGCGCGGTCGCATCGTGGTCGACGAGCACAACCACACCGGCGTGAACGGCGTGTGGGCCATCGGCGACGCCGTGCGCGGCCCGATGCTGGCGCACAAGGGTTCCGAGGAAGGCGTGGCCGTGGCCGAGTGGATCGCCGGCAAGGCGGGTCACATCAACCTCGATACCGTGCCGTGGGTGATTTACACCGAGCCGGAAATCGCCTGGGCAGGCAAGACCGAGAAGCAGCTGAAGGAAGAAGGCGTGCCGTACAAGGTGGGCACCTTCCCGTTCGCTGCCATCGGCCGCGCCGTGGCCATGAACGAAGCCATCGGCCAGGTGAAGATGCTCGCCCACGCCGAGACGGATCGCATCCTGGGCGTGCACATGGTGGGCCCGGGCGTGTCCGAGCTGATCGCCGAGTGCGTCGTCGCGATGGAGTTCAAGGGCTCCTCCGAAGACCTGGCCCGCATCGTCCACGCGCACCCGACGCTGTCCGAAGCCGTGCACGAAGCCGCCCTGTCGGTGGACAAGCGCGCGATTCACAAGGGCAATTAA
- a CDS encoding peroxiredoxin: protein MSIQVGDTLPDVEIRAVGASIEQVHTSALFAGRKVVLFGVPGAFTPTCSNRHLPGYVQHFAQFRERGLDVMCLAVNDAYVMQAWAAAQHVPPELLMLADGNGNFTKAMGLELDGNAYGMGLRSRRFALYADNGVVKQLQVEAPGEFRVSTAEAMLELLG, encoded by the coding sequence ATGAGCATCCAGGTGGGCGACACCCTGCCCGACGTCGAGATCCGCGCCGTGGGCGCCAGCATCGAACAGGTCCATACCAGCGCCCTCTTCGCCGGCCGCAAGGTGGTGCTGTTCGGGGTGCCGGGCGCGTTCACCCCGACCTGCTCCAATCGTCACCTGCCGGGCTACGTGCAGCACTTCGCCCAGTTCCGGGAACGCGGCCTGGACGTGATGTGCCTGGCCGTCAACGACGCCTATGTCATGCAAGCTTGGGCAGCCGCCCAGCACGTACCGCCGGAACTGCTGATGCTGGCCGACGGCAACGGCAACTTCACCAAGGCCATGGGCCTGGAGCTGGATGGCAACGCTTATGGCATGGGCCTGCGCTCCCGTCGCTTCGCGCTGTATGCCGACAACGGCGTGGTGAAGCAGCTGCAGGTGGAAGCGCCCGGCGAGTTCCGGGTATCCACCGCCGAGGCCATGCTGGAACTGCTGGGCTGA
- the pilH gene encoding twitching motility response regulator PilH: protein MARILIVDDSPSQLLGIKRIVEKLGHEALTAEDGAAGVEAARRERPDLILMDVVMPNLNGFQATRTISKDPDTQHIPVVLVTTKDQETDKVWGLRQGAKAYVTKPIKEEELVTTLKELLPA, encoded by the coding sequence ATGGCACGCATCCTGATCGTCGACGATTCGCCGTCGCAGCTGTTGGGCATCAAGCGCATCGTCGAAAAGCTCGGGCATGAAGCGCTGACCGCCGAGGATGGCGCCGCGGGTGTCGAAGCGGCCCGGCGCGAGCGCCCCGATCTGATCCTGATGGACGTGGTCATGCCGAACCTCAACGGTTTCCAGGCCACCCGCACCATCAGCAAGGACCCGGATACCCAGCACATTCCCGTGGTGCTGGTGACCACGAAAGACCAGGAAACCGACAAGGTGTGGGGCCTGCGCCAAGGCGCGAAGGCCTATGTCACCAAGCCGATCAAGGAAGAAGAGCTGGTGACCACGCTGAAGGAACTGCTGCCAGCGTAA
- a CDS encoding TIGR00730 family Rossman fold protein, which translates to MPTALCVYCGSSSGSHPEYVEQARAFGTEMARRGIALVYGGGKVGLMGTVADAVLAAGGKVIGVIPRQLVDLEVAHSGLTELVVVETMHQRKTRMFELSDAFVALPGGFGTMDEMFEMLTWAQLGLHRYPCGFLDVRGYYTHLSAMMDHMVGERFVRPEQRESVWFGQDMHQLFDWMEQYQGFHMPKWIDRSSVEA; encoded by the coding sequence ATGCCTACCGCCCTTTGCGTCTACTGCGGCTCCAGCAGCGGCAGCCACCCCGAATATGTCGAACAAGCCCGCGCCTTCGGCACGGAAATGGCCCGTCGCGGCATTGCCCTGGTGTATGGCGGCGGCAAGGTCGGGCTGATGGGTACGGTGGCCGATGCCGTGCTCGCCGCCGGCGGCAAGGTCATTGGCGTCATCCCGCGCCAGCTGGTGGATCTGGAAGTGGCCCACAGCGGCCTTACCGAACTGGTGGTGGTGGAAACCATGCACCAGCGCAAGACGCGCATGTTCGAACTGTCCGATGCTTTCGTCGCCCTGCCCGGCGGCTTCGGCACCATGGACGAAATGTTCGAGATGCTTACCTGGGCCCAGCTGGGACTGCATCGCTATCCCTGCGGTTTCCTGGACGTGCGCGGCTACTACACGCACCTGAGCGCGATGATGGACCACATGGTCGGCGAGCGTTTCGTGCGTCCGGAGCAGCGCGAGAGTGTATGGTTTGGTCAGGACATGCATCAGCTGTTCGACTGGATGGAGCAATACCAGGGCTTCCACATGCCCAAGTGGATCGACCGCAGCAGCGTCGAAGCCTGA
- a CDS encoding oxidoreductase: protein MSNPSAFRAFRIHNDDAGYRGGVETMSADALSPGEVLVQVAYSSINYKDALAGTGKGKILRQYPLNGGIDVAGTVVASTDPAFKEGDAVLCTGSGLSETRDGGYGEYARLSTDWTIRLPKGLSLRESMIIGTAGFTAALALLRMEDNRQTPALGPLAVTGATGGVGMLAIDIFTRAGYAVHAISGKASHFDFLRDLGAAECIDRHQLAFSGKPMDSARFGGALDNVGGSMLAGLLPLIAPYGNVAICGNAGGIGFESTVMPFIIRGASLLGIASAGTARDIRDRVWERLASDWKPQHLERIATREVTLEQLPDVFSRMLAGESFGRTVVRVG from the coding sequence ATGAGCAACCCCAGCGCCTTTCGCGCTTTCCGCATCCACAACGACGACGCCGGTTATCGCGGCGGCGTCGAGACCATGAGCGCGGACGCGCTGAGCCCCGGTGAAGTGCTGGTGCAGGTCGCCTACTCGTCCATCAACTACAAGGACGCCCTGGCCGGCACCGGCAAGGGCAAGATCCTCCGACAGTACCCGCTCAACGGCGGCATCGACGTGGCCGGCACGGTGGTCGCATCCACCGATCCCGCCTTCAAGGAAGGCGATGCGGTGCTGTGCACCGGCAGCGGGCTGTCCGAAACGCGTGACGGCGGCTACGGCGAATACGCCCGGCTGTCCACCGACTGGACCATCCGCCTGCCCAAAGGGCTGAGCCTGCGCGAGAGCATGATCATCGGCACGGCCGGCTTTACGGCCGCGCTCGCCCTGTTGCGCATGGAAGACAACCGCCAGACGCCCGCCCTCGGCCCGCTCGCCGTGACGGGCGCCACCGGCGGCGTGGGCATGCTGGCCATCGACATTTTCACGCGGGCCGGCTATGCCGTGCATGCCATCAGCGGCAAGGCTTCGCATTTCGATTTCCTGCGCGACCTGGGCGCGGCCGAGTGCATCGACCGCCACCAGCTTGCCTTCAGCGGCAAGCCCATGGATTCGGCCCGCTTCGGCGGTGCGCTGGACAACGTCGGCGGCAGCATGCTCGCTGGCCTGCTGCCGCTCATCGCGCCCTACGGCAACGTCGCCATCTGCGGAAACGCGGGCGGCATCGGCTTCGAAAGCACCGTGATGCCCTTCATCATCCGTGGCGCCAGCCTGCTGGGCATTGCCTCGGCCGGTACCGCCCGGGATATCCGTGATCGCGTCTGGGAGCGCCTGGCCAGCGACTGGAAGCCGCAACATCTTGAGCGCATTGCCACGCGCGAGGTCACCCTGGAGCAATTGCCCGATGTGTTCTCGCGCATGTTGGCTGGCGAGTCATTCGGTCGTACCGTGGTACGCGTGGGCTGA
- a CDS encoding DnaJ C-terminal domain-containing protein, whose product MEFKDYYDILGVKPDASEAEIKAAYRKLAKKYHPDRNKDAGAEDKFKAINEANEVLRDAEKRRAYDELRAGGYRGGEQFRPPPGWGQSHGFDFGGDGGGDFSDFFESLFGRGGAGPQAHRGAPRARRGGDVHAHVQIDLQTAFDGGKTRLALQDGSGGERVLEVKIPAGIQPGQVIRLAGQGHSGSGGAPNGDLLLEVGIRDDARFRLDGRNVLHVLPITPWEAALGATVPVPTLAGTVDLRIPAGSQSGRKLRLKGRGLPGAHPGDQLVELSIRVPLADTDAQKKAYEALSEQFSDYDPRQ is encoded by the coding sequence GTGGAATTCAAAGACTATTACGACATTCTGGGCGTCAAGCCGGACGCCAGCGAGGCGGAGATCAAGGCCGCCTATCGCAAGCTGGCCAAGAAATACCACCCGGACCGCAACAAGGACGCGGGGGCGGAAGACAAGTTCAAGGCAATCAACGAAGCGAACGAAGTGCTTCGCGATGCGGAGAAGCGTCGCGCCTACGACGAGCTGCGCGCTGGCGGCTATCGCGGTGGCGAGCAGTTCCGTCCGCCGCCGGGCTGGGGCCAGAGCCATGGCTTTGATTTCGGTGGCGACGGCGGCGGCGATTTCAGCGATTTCTTCGAGAGCCTGTTCGGTCGTGGCGGCGCAGGCCCGCAGGCCCATCGTGGCGCGCCGCGTGCGCGCCGTGGCGGTGACGTGCATGCGCACGTGCAGATCGACCTGCAGACCGCGTTCGATGGCGGCAAGACGCGCCTGGCCCTGCAGGACGGCAGCGGCGGCGAGCGCGTGCTGGAAGTGAAGATTCCCGCCGGTATCCAGCCGGGACAAGTCATCCGGCTGGCGGGCCAGGGCCACAGCGGCTCGGGTGGCGCGCCCAATGGCGATCTGTTGCTGGAAGTCGGCATCCGCGACGACGCGCGTTTCCGCCTGGACGGCCGGAACGTGTTGCACGTGCTGCCCATCACCCCCTGGGAGGCGGCTCTGGGCGCCACGGTGCCGGTACCGACCCTGGCGGGCACGGTGGACCTGCGCATCCCTGCCGGCTCGCAGTCGGGCCGCAAGCTGCGCCTGAAGGGCCGTGGCCTGCCGGGCGCGCACCCGGGCGATCAGCTGGTGGAGCTTTCCATCCGCGTACCGCTGGCGGATACGGATGCCCAAAAGAAGGCCTACGAGGCCCTCAGCGAGCAGTTCAGCGATTACGACCCGCGTCAGTGA
- a CDS encoding amidohydrolase family protein has protein sequence MRSANACALPLFAALLLVPGARAQDATPAEQDVFVLHKFARAIGQEHYTISHGHDGLTVTSDFKFTDRGTDVPLKTVYHAEDELHPLSLKVDGQSSRHSELHDEFALDASRRQLTLKRDGKEQAFAAGEHTFLMDGYSPVAMQQMLMRFWLAKGKPASIEAPPGETIRITPTTDLQVDVAGHRTTLHGYEVTGLDWGAEALWMDDAGKLAALVTRDAEQDHFEAVRTAYEPALGLFIRQAAKDSLASLEHLGTKARQPAAKRLAITHVTLIDGTGAAPRANTTVLMEDGRIAGIVAGEKQPPDGYNTIDGTGKFLIPGLWDMHAHYEQVEWGPVYLASGVTTVRDCGNEFDFITSVRDVLDEGHGIGPRILVAGIVDGTGPITLGAITADTPQEAIAVVQRYKKAGALQIKIYSSMKPELVPVITAEAHRLGMTVTGHIPQGMTAPQAVRDGYDGINHMDFVTRALIDVQRDKPLPPLDLHGQKAAEQFALYKQHHTVFDDTIALYEMFLHPGSTPLSSLEPGVKHLPPSLAAALDSPGAPPARAARSNEYYHDMLAMLGELHRQGLTVVAGTDQAIPGHSLHRELEIYVQAGFTPMEALQAATSVPARVMGLDKELGTIEVGKHADMVLLDGDPLADIHNTRRVDKTIAGGAVYDPAPLWQLVDFTP, from the coding sequence GTGCGATCAGCGAATGCCTGTGCCCTGCCCTTGTTTGCAGCCCTGCTGCTGGTTCCCGGCGCGCGTGCGCAGGACGCGACGCCCGCCGAGCAGGACGTATTCGTGCTGCACAAGTTCGCCCGCGCGATCGGCCAGGAGCACTACACCATCAGCCACGGCCACGACGGACTGACGGTCACGTCGGACTTCAAGTTCACCGACCGCGGAACGGACGTGCCGCTCAAGACCGTCTATCACGCCGAGGACGAGCTGCATCCGCTGTCACTGAAAGTCGATGGCCAGTCCTCGCGCCACTCCGAACTGCACGATGAGTTCGCGCTGGACGCATCACGCCGGCAGCTCACGCTGAAGCGCGATGGCAAGGAGCAGGCCTTCGCGGCCGGCGAACATACGTTCCTGATGGACGGCTATTCACCGGTGGCCATGCAGCAGATGCTGATGCGTTTCTGGCTGGCCAAGGGCAAGCCGGCGAGCATCGAGGCACCGCCGGGTGAAACCATTCGCATCACGCCAACCACCGATCTGCAGGTCGATGTCGCCGGCCATCGCACCACCTTGCATGGTTACGAAGTGACAGGGCTGGACTGGGGTGCCGAAGCACTGTGGATGGATGATGCCGGCAAGCTCGCCGCACTCGTCACGCGCGATGCCGAGCAGGATCACTTCGAAGCCGTGCGCACCGCCTACGAACCGGCGCTGGGCCTGTTTATCCGGCAGGCCGCGAAGGACAGCCTGGCCTCCCTCGAACATCTGGGCACCAAGGCTCGCCAGCCGGCCGCAAAGCGACTGGCCATTACGCATGTCACGCTGATCGATGGCACCGGTGCGGCGCCACGGGCGAACACCACGGTGCTGATGGAGGATGGCCGGATCGCCGGCATAGTCGCGGGCGAGAAACAGCCACCGGACGGTTACAACACCATCGACGGTACCGGCAAATTCCTCATCCCGGGCCTGTGGGACATGCATGCCCATTACGAGCAGGTGGAATGGGGTCCGGTGTATCTCGCCTCGGGCGTCACCACCGTGCGCGATTGCGGCAACGAGTTCGATTTCATCACCTCGGTGCGCGATGTGCTGGACGAAGGCCACGGCATCGGCCCGCGCATTCTTGTCGCCGGCATCGTGGACGGCACCGGCCCGATCACGCTGGGCGCCATCACTGCCGATACGCCGCAGGAAGCCATCGCTGTCGTGCAGCGCTACAAGAAGGCGGGCGCACTGCAGATCAAGATCTACAGCAGCATGAAACCGGAACTGGTGCCCGTGATCACCGCCGAGGCGCATCGGCTGGGCATGACCGTGACCGGTCACATTCCGCAGGGCATGACGGCGCCCCAGGCCGTGAGGGATGGCTACGACGGCATTAATCACATGGACTTCGTGACACGCGCGCTGATCGACGTCCAACGCGACAAGCCGCTGCCACCACTGGATCTGCACGGCCAGAAGGCCGCGGAACAATTCGCGCTGTACAAACAACACCACACGGTGTTCGACGACACCATCGCCCTGTATGAAATGTTCCTGCACCCGGGCAGCACACCGCTGTCGTCGCTTGAGCCCGGCGTGAAGCATCTGCCGCCGTCACTCGCCGCCGCCCTGGATAGCCCCGGAGCGCCGCCCGCGCGCGCGGCACGATCAAACGAGTACTACCACGACATGCTGGCGATGCTGGGCGAATTGCATCGCCAGGGTCTCACCGTGGTGGCAGGCACCGATCAGGCCATCCCCGGCCACTCGCTGCATCGCGAGCTGGAGATCTACGTGCAGGCCGGCTTTACGCCGATGGAAGCACTGCAGGCGGCCACCAGCGTGCCCGCGCGCGTGATGGGCCTGGACAAGGAACTGGGTACGATCGAAGTAGGCAAGCACGCCGACATGGTGCTGCTCGATGGCGATCCGCTGGCCGACATCCACAATACCCGGCGCGTGGACAAGACCATTGCCGGTGGCGCGGTCTACGATCCCGCTCCGTTGTGGCAGCTGGTCGATTTCACGCCCTGA